A single genomic interval of Aedes aegypti strain LVP_AGWG chromosome 1, AaegL5.0 Primary Assembly, whole genome shotgun sequence harbors:
- the LOC110674045 gene encoding uncharacterized protein LOC110674045 isoform X1 — protein sequence MQATGLTGSEGPQDGDWERCHPEASSPLQVEAVYVSESDWYLPDPPEPECGTSRGKTPMVLVQRLPSSVVRRYINESNAHIFASTAFGSAPASYDEQTIQTANGKKTLKRLQEEATQLKLPTKGTKAQLEKRLKIYRENDLNRSLVETAMTVLPLDATEFRDVPPYWALRDISVANITWLSAVAVFNYFQDRNAMNSYKNGRTLLKDCFLKHVSYGRVMILMKLY from the exons ATGCAAGCAACCGGATTGACCGGCAGTGAAGGCCCGCAGGACGGCGATTGGGAAAG ATGCCATCCGGAAGCCTCTTCGCCGCTGCAAGTAGAGGCGGTGTACGTGTCGGAATCAGATTGGTACCTGCCGGACCCGCCGGAGCCAGAGTGCGGAACTAGCAGAGGAAAAACTCCCATGGTTTTGGTGCAGAGGCTGCCATCCTCTGTAGTCCGGAGGTACATCAATGAGAGCAACGCGCATATATTCG cATCTACAGCTTTTGGTTCAGCTCCTGCGTCATATGATGAACAAACGATACAAACAGCAAACGGAAAGAAGACGTTGAAGCGATTACAAGAGGAGGCGACACAGCTGAAGTTACCTACAAAAGGAACAAAGGCCCAACTAGAAAAACG ATTAAAAATATACAGAGAAAATGATCTGAACCGAAGCCTTGTCGAAACTGCTATGACTGTCTTGCCTCTGGATGCTACAGAGTTTCGCGATGTGCCACCTTACTGGGCCTTGCGTGACATTTCGGTTGCTAATATCACCTGGCTGTCTGCAGTTGCCGTTTTCAACTACTTTCAAGATAGAAATGCTATGAATAGTTACAAAAACGGAAGAACGCTTTTAAAGGATTGCTTCCTAAAACATGTATCGTATGGACGGGTAATGATTTTAATGAAGCTTTACTAA
- the LOC110674045 gene encoding uncharacterized protein LOC110674045 isoform X2, with amino-acid sequence MQATGLTGSEGPQDGDWERCHPEASSPLQVEAVYVSESDWYLPDPPEPECGTSRGKTPMVLVQRLPSSVVRRYINESNAHIFASTAFGSAPASYDEQTIQTANGKKTLKRLQEEATQLKLPTKGTKAQLEKRYRYAGSRVHKHIASLASTPKTCTETFH; translated from the exons ATGCAAGCAACCGGATTGACCGGCAGTGAAGGCCCGCAGGACGGCGATTGGGAAAG ATGCCATCCGGAAGCCTCTTCGCCGCTGCAAGTAGAGGCGGTGTACGTGTCGGAATCAGATTGGTACCTGCCGGACCCGCCGGAGCCAGAGTGCGGAACTAGCAGAGGAAAAACTCCCATGGTTTTGGTGCAGAGGCTGCCATCCTCTGTAGTCCGGAGGTACATCAATGAGAGCAACGCGCATATATTCG cATCTACAGCTTTTGGTTCAGCTCCTGCGTCATATGATGAACAAACGATACAAACAGCAAACGGAAAGAAGACGTTGAAGCGATTACAAGAGGAGGCGACACAGCTGAAGTTACCTACAAAAGGAACAAAGGCCCAACTAGAAAAACG GTACCGTTACGCAGGATCTAGGGTGCACAAACACATTGCAAGCCTGGCATCGACCCCCAAAACATGCACCGAAACGTTCCATTAA
- the LOC110674044 gene encoding uncharacterized protein LOC110674044 isoform X1 — MPTKCFAFGCKSILRKNHIKFYRLPTGKHRLKKWLQILKIGGTLNHRTAKICSLHFSRNQFLNSVSYILRPRAVPDQNIYEFSQKSEVTQVPLEVMECISDSVVNIDMDNHSPTKKGNRFDQPFRTYLPSSRKRIVQSSEQVLEYVPSCSDNFGSDVASNVELETAEEKELSFEGVSNAVDGSDSSSCNENINQSQIKAVTTSAGILSVETLYDEQMKYLTGHSKVEFNFILQYMTANQPDSKWPTEKLRLSEQLLLTLIKYRLNLDYLLLSIMFKIGCRTVSKIFSYWTNLMYDKLSIIDFWSLRAKSESLYTVILDCTEIPIEKPISAEEQQITWSSYKNCNTFKGLIGIDEAGTVIFVSKLFGGAATDNTIVKNSGILELLSAGDFILADRGFEATDALSEKGIILNKPPKKKGLQMSETEVATTRLVASRRINVERIIGHAKNSRILSQKVDHSMFKHMDTIFYVIFALVNIKASICKPVKVDCWCK; from the exons ATGCCAACGAAGTGTTTCGCATTTGGGTGTAAAAGCATTTTAcgcaaaaatcatataaaattttATAGATTGCCTACCGGAAAGCATAGATTGAAGAAGTGGTTGCAAATACTAAAAATTGGAGGAACTCTAAATCACCGAACAGCAAAAATATGCTCGCTTCATTTCTCCCGCAATCAATTCCTTAATTCTG TTTCTTACATACTTCGACCTCGTGCAGTTCCAGATCAGAATATATatgaattttcgcaaaaatcggAG gtaACTCAGGTGCCGCTCGAAGTGATGGAGTGCATTTCCGACTCTGTGGTAAACATTGACATGGATAATCATTCACCTACGAAGAAag GTAACCGTTTCGATCAACCATTTAGAACGTATCTACCCAGTTCACGCAAAAGGATAGTACAATCATCTGAACAAGTTTTAGAAT ATGTTCCCTCTTGCTCCGATAATTTTGGAAGTGATGTAGCTTCAAATGTAGAACTGGAAACTGCAGAGGAAAAAGAATTAAGTTTTGAGGGTGTATCTAATGCAGTCGATGGTAGCGATAG TTCAAGCTGCAACGAAAACATAAATCAAAGCCAAATTAAAGCGGTGACCACATCAGCTGGAATTCTATCGGTGGAAACATTATATGATGAACAAATGAAGTATCTAACTGGCCATAGCAAAGTTGAATTCAATTTCATTCTGCAGTACATGACAGCAAATCAGCCTGATTCAAAATGGCCAACGGAAAAATTGAGGCTATCGGAACAACTACTGCTAACATTAATAAAATACAGGCTTAATTTAGACTATTTGCTGCTGAGTATAATGTTCAAAATTGGTTGCAGAAcagtttccaaaatattttcttaTTGGACTAACTTGATGTACGATAAACTAAGTATTATAGACTTTTGGAGCTTGCGTGCCAAATCGGAAAGCTTGTACACAGTTATTCTAGACTGTACTGAGATCCCAATCGAGAAACCCATTTCTGCCGAAGAACAGCAAATAACATGGTCCTCGTATAAGAACTGCAATACGTTCAAAGGATTGATAG gaatTGACGAAGCAGGAACCGTTATTTTTGTGTCCAAACTATTTGGAGGAGCAGCTACCGATAACACTATTGTTAAAAATTCTGGAATACTAGAGCTACTTTCTGCTGGAGATTTTATACTAGCTGACAGAGGATTTGAAGCAACGGATGCGCTGTCGGAAAAAGGGATTATTTTAAACAAACCTCCGAAGAAAAAAGGTTTACAAATGAGTGAAACTGAGGTCGCAACTACACGGTTAGTAGCATCTCGACGCATTAACGTCGAAAGAATAATTGGTCATGCTAAAAATAGTCGCATATTATCGCAAAAAGTTGACCATAGCATGTTTAAGCATATGGATacaattttttatgttatttttgcATTAGTAAACATTAAGGCCTCAATATGTAAACCTGTGAAAGTCGATTGTTGGTGTAAGTAg
- the LOC110674044 gene encoding uncharacterized protein LOC110674044 isoform X2 encodes MPTKCFAFGCKSILRKNHIKFYRLPTGKHRLKKWLQILKIGGTLNHRTAKICSLHFSRNQFLNSVSYILRPRAVPDQNIYEFSQKSEVPLEVMECISDSVVNIDMDNHSPTKKGNRFDQPFRTYLPSSRKRIVQSSEQVLEYVPSCSDNFGSDVASNVELETAEEKELSFEGVSNAVDGSDSSSCNENINQSQIKAVTTSAGILSVETLYDEQMKYLTGHSKVEFNFILQYMTANQPDSKWPTEKLRLSEQLLLTLIKYRLNLDYLLLSIMFKIGCRTVSKIFSYWTNLMYDKLSIIDFWSLRAKSESLYTVILDCTEIPIEKPISAEEQQITWSSYKNCNTFKGLIGIDEAGTVIFVSKLFGGAATDNTIVKNSGILELLSAGDFILADRGFEATDALSEKGIILNKPPKKKGLQMSETEVATTRLVASRRINVERIIGHAKNSRILSQKVDHSMFKHMDTIFYVIFALVNIKASICKPVKVDCWCK; translated from the exons ATGCCAACGAAGTGTTTCGCATTTGGGTGTAAAAGCATTTTAcgcaaaaatcatataaaattttATAGATTGCCTACCGGAAAGCATAGATTGAAGAAGTGGTTGCAAATACTAAAAATTGGAGGAACTCTAAATCACCGAACAGCAAAAATATGCTCGCTTCATTTCTCCCGCAATCAATTCCTTAATTCTG TTTCTTACATACTTCGACCTCGTGCAGTTCCAGATCAGAATATATatgaattttcgcaaaaatcggAG GTGCCGCTCGAAGTGATGGAGTGCATTTCCGACTCTGTGGTAAACATTGACATGGATAATCATTCACCTACGAAGAAag GTAACCGTTTCGATCAACCATTTAGAACGTATCTACCCAGTTCACGCAAAAGGATAGTACAATCATCTGAACAAGTTTTAGAAT ATGTTCCCTCTTGCTCCGATAATTTTGGAAGTGATGTAGCTTCAAATGTAGAACTGGAAACTGCAGAGGAAAAAGAATTAAGTTTTGAGGGTGTATCTAATGCAGTCGATGGTAGCGATAG TTCAAGCTGCAACGAAAACATAAATCAAAGCCAAATTAAAGCGGTGACCACATCAGCTGGAATTCTATCGGTGGAAACATTATATGATGAACAAATGAAGTATCTAACTGGCCATAGCAAAGTTGAATTCAATTTCATTCTGCAGTACATGACAGCAAATCAGCCTGATTCAAAATGGCCAACGGAAAAATTGAGGCTATCGGAACAACTACTGCTAACATTAATAAAATACAGGCTTAATTTAGACTATTTGCTGCTGAGTATAATGTTCAAAATTGGTTGCAGAAcagtttccaaaatattttcttaTTGGACTAACTTGATGTACGATAAACTAAGTATTATAGACTTTTGGAGCTTGCGTGCCAAATCGGAAAGCTTGTACACAGTTATTCTAGACTGTACTGAGATCCCAATCGAGAAACCCATTTCTGCCGAAGAACAGCAAATAACATGGTCCTCGTATAAGAACTGCAATACGTTCAAAGGATTGATAG gaatTGACGAAGCAGGAACCGTTATTTTTGTGTCCAAACTATTTGGAGGAGCAGCTACCGATAACACTATTGTTAAAAATTCTGGAATACTAGAGCTACTTTCTGCTGGAGATTTTATACTAGCTGACAGAGGATTTGAAGCAACGGATGCGCTGTCGGAAAAAGGGATTATTTTAAACAAACCTCCGAAGAAAAAAGGTTTACAAATGAGTGAAACTGAGGTCGCAACTACACGGTTAGTAGCATCTCGACGCATTAACGTCGAAAGAATAATTGGTCATGCTAAAAATAGTCGCATATTATCGCAAAAAGTTGACCATAGCATGTTTAAGCATATGGATacaattttttatgttatttttgcATTAGTAAACATTAAGGCCTCAATATGTAAACCTGTGAAAGTCGATTGTTGGTGTAAGTAg